AGTCCGAAAGGTCCGCCGATCGGCCGGGGATCCACTGCTGGTGGATCTCGTCGACGGCCCCCACCGCGAGGACGAAGAGCACGGCATACAGGACCGCCCGTTTCGCGGGATGCCCGGATTCCCTCCGCCACAGGGCGCACAGAAACCCCGTTCCCCCGTAGAACGCGAAATGGGCCCCCTTGTCCCAGAAGGGGATGCCCTCGGGAACTTCCAGGTGCGGGATCGAGGTGAGCAGAAAGGTCAGGCCTACCCAAAAGAGGAGGAGGATAAAGTAGAGCCGCCTGCGCGCCATTGCAGCCGTGGTCGTCAGGATCGGCCCTTCTGGCGGTACCAGCGGTCGAAGAAGGAGAGGTACTCGCCCGACTGCACCGCGCGCCACCACGGCTCGTTCTCGAGGTACCACCGGACGGTCTCCCGGATCCCTTCTTCAAAGGGGACCCGGGGGGAAACGCCCAGTCCGGTGCGGATCTTCTTGTCGTCGATGGCGTACCGGCGGTCGTGCCCGGGTCGGTCGGGGACGAATTTCAGGAAGGACTCCGGCTTCCCCATCGCCGCCAGGAGAAGCTTCGTGATCTCGATGTTCGTGCGCTCGTTCCCGCCTCCCACGTTGTACACCTCGCCGGGCTTCCCTCGCAGGAGGACCGCCTCCACCGCCCGGGAATGATCGTCCACGTGGATCCAGTCGCGGACGTTCATCCCGTCCCCGTATACCGGGACCTGCTTGTCCTGTTTCAAAAGCGTCACGAAGAACGGGATGATCTTCTCCGGGAACTGGTACGGGCCGTAGTTGTTGGAGCACCGGGTGACGATCGCCGGCAGGCCGTACGTCTTGAAGAAGGCCCGGACGAGCAGGTCCGCCGCGGTCTTGCTGGCGGCATAGGGGGAGTTGGGCCGGAGCGGGGAGTCCTCCGAGAACTTTCCCGTGGCCCCCAGCGAACCGTACACCTCGTCGGTGGAGATCTGGACGAAGCGGGCGACGCCGTGCTTCCTCGCGGCGTCGAGCAGGACCTGGGCGCCCAATACGTTCGTGCGGAGAAAGAGGGACGGGTCCTCGATGCTGCGGTCGACGTGGGTCTCGGCCGCGAAGTTCA
This Candidatus Deferrimicrobiaceae bacterium DNA region includes the following protein-coding sequences:
- a CDS encoding VanZ family protein — protein: MARRRLYFILLLFWVGLTFLLTSIPHLEVPEGIPFWDKGAHFAFYGGTGFLCALWRRESGHPAKRAVLYAVLFVLAVGAVDEIHQQWIPGRSADLSDWVADTLGGAIGAWCALLLPSLFPFLTTE
- the rfbB gene encoding dTDP-glucose 4,6-dehydratase; the protein is MKENGVLLLVAGGAGFIGSNFIRYILASHDDWQVVNVDKLTYAGNLANLEDVGNDERYRFSRADICDAKEIESIVAEGEPDAIVNFAAETHVDRSIEDPSLFLRTNVLGAQVLLDAARKHGVARFVQISTDEVYGSLGATGKFSEDSPLRPNSPYAASKTAADLLVRAFFKTYGLPAIVTRCSNNYGPYQFPEKIIPFFVTLLKQDKQVPVYGDGMNVRDWIHVDDHSRAVEAVLLRGKPGEVYNVGGGNERTNIEITKLLLAAMGKPESFLKFVPDRPGHDRRYAIDDKKIRTGLGVSPRVPFEEGIRETVRWYLENEPWWRAVQSGEYLSFFDRWYRQKGRS